The Montipora capricornis isolate CH-2021 chromosome 6, ASM3666992v2, whole genome shotgun sequence genome has a window encoding:
- the LOC138054032 gene encoding uncharacterized protein: MLNNRALNSLWKRHFRVSRRTFDYICGIVTLDIQRQNTRFRQVIPVQKRVAIALWRLGSGNSYRSTAITFGIGKASAIKICHSFSEAINRRKNDFISLPIHEDDIKETISKFEEKLDFPHVVGAIDGTHVEIKAPLLNPADYFNRKQKYSIVTQAVTDSRMLFLDVSTGWPGSIHDARVLRLSGVFREIENGTILTRPVTVINRTNVRPLILGDPAYPLRPWLMAPFPAGGALTAAQQHFNNHLSKARVIIERAFGKLKTRWRCLLKQLEECTDRVPQTIITCCILHNICIHMDDQLDEDDDDTDDDDDDSDDDGGDGYLRPDNAAQRIRQAIADYF, encoded by the coding sequence ATGCTCAATAACAGAGCTCTTAACAGCCTTTGGAAAAGGCATTTTAGAGTTTCTAGAAGAACATTTGATTATATCTGTGGGATAGTTACTCTAGACATCCAACGCCAAAACACACGTTTTCGACAGGTGATTCCTGTACAGAAGCGAGTAGCGATAGCTCTGTGGAGACTAGGGTCAGGAAATTCTTATCGATCTACTGCAATAACGTTCGGCATTGGAAAGGCCTCTGCAATTAAAATATGCCACAGTTTTAGTGAAGCAATAAACCGGAGGAAGAACGATTTCATTTCTTTACCAATTCATGAAGATGACATCAAAGAGACTATAAGCAAATTCGAAGAGAAGCTGGATTTTCCACACGTGGTAGGGGCAATTGATGGTACACATGTGGAAATAAAAGCACCACTTTTAAACCCAGCCGATTACTTCAACAGAAAGCAAAAATATTCAATTGTGACTCAGGCTGTGACTGATTCTCGAATGCTATTCTTGGATGTAAGTACTGGGTGGCCAGGGAGCATACATGATGCTCGAGTGCTTCGTCTAAGTGGTGTTTTCAGGGAGATAGAAAATGGTACTATTCTAACCAGACCAGTTACTGTAATAAACCGAACAAATGTGAGGCCCCTAATACTGGGTGATCCTGCCTATCCGCTTCGTCCATGGCTTATGGCTCCCTTTCCTGCAGGAGGTGCTTTAACAGCAGCGCAACAGCATTTCAACAATCACTTATCTAAAGCACGCGTGATAATTGAACGTGCttttggaaaattaaaaacccGCTGGCGTTGTCTGTTAAAGCAACTGGAAGAATGTACGGATCGTGTGCCCCAAACAATCATTACCTGTTGCATTCTTCACAACATATGTATACACATGGATGACCAGTtggatgaagatgacgatgacaccgatgatgatgatgatgacagtgatgatgatggtggGGATGGTTATTTAAGGCCGGATAATGCGGCCCAAAGGATAAGGCAAGCTATCGCAGACTACTTTTGA